A portion of the Acidisarcina polymorpha genome contains these proteins:
- a CDS encoding epoxide hydrolase family protein, with product MTRSEISPGSSILPYKIDVATARLDNIRDRVRAFRWDAWCEPADAGDWRYGPPIAFMRELCTYWLNHYDWRQQERAMNASPQFITRIDEVDIHFIYERGSGSNPAPLLIAHGWPYSFHSYDGIVDQLAHPERHGGRAEDAFSVVIPSYPGYDFSSRPQEPMEPLAIAFLFDKLIGRLEYDRYIVHGGDWGAHITSLLGFHLSDHVVGIHSTALVLREAGAQQLTGEVPNDASEEEQAFVAMEYAIWKREGAYSQLHATKPAKLSYAMMDSPVGLAAWIVEAFHAWSDRNKRSFAELFTFDQLLTEVMLYLVTDAFPTSIWIYGAAKRHEITTLPPGQRVNVPTGLAAFPDPVFPMPPRQVAQRSHNVMQYTEMSSGGHFPFYEAPDLLIKDLRDFRKLVLPVVLNRTPS from the coding sequence ATGACAAGATCAGAAATATCCCCAGGGTCCAGCATCCTCCCGTACAAAATCGATGTCGCCACGGCTAGACTCGACAACATTCGTGACCGCGTTCGCGCGTTTCGGTGGGATGCCTGGTGTGAGCCCGCCGACGCGGGAGACTGGCGGTATGGTCCACCCATAGCGTTCATGCGTGAGCTCTGCACCTACTGGCTCAACCATTACGATTGGCGCCAGCAGGAGCGCGCCATGAATGCGTCACCTCAATTCATCACTCGTATCGACGAGGTTGATATCCACTTCATCTATGAACGAGGGTCGGGTTCAAACCCTGCCCCTCTGCTCATTGCGCATGGCTGGCCATACTCGTTCCACTCGTACGATGGCATCGTCGATCAGCTCGCGCATCCCGAGCGACACGGAGGGCGTGCTGAAGACGCGTTCAGCGTCGTCATTCCGTCCTATCCGGGATACGATTTCTCGAGCCGGCCCCAGGAACCGATGGAACCGCTCGCCATCGCCTTTCTGTTCGACAAGCTGATAGGACGGCTCGAATATGACCGCTACATCGTGCACGGCGGCGACTGGGGAGCCCACATTACAAGCCTCCTGGGCTTTCATCTTTCCGACCACGTAGTGGGCATCCACTCCACCGCACTGGTTTTGCGCGAAGCGGGCGCTCAGCAGCTCACGGGTGAGGTGCCCAACGATGCCAGTGAGGAGGAGCAGGCTTTCGTGGCCATGGAGTACGCGATCTGGAAGCGGGAAGGGGCCTATTCGCAGTTGCACGCGACCAAACCCGCTAAGCTCAGCTACGCGATGATGGACAGTCCAGTCGGCTTGGCTGCCTGGATCGTCGAGGCGTTTCACGCTTGGTCCGACCGCAATAAGCGCAGCTTTGCCGAGCTGTTCACGTTTGATCAGTTGCTGACCGAGGTCATGCTCTACCTCGTGACGGACGCTTTTCCAACCTCGATATGGATCTATGGCGCGGCGAAGCGGCACGAGATAACGACGCTTCCACCCGGCCAGAGGGTGAACGTGCCTACAGGGCTGGCAGCGTTTCCCGATCCTGTATTCCCTATGCCTCCTCGTCAGGTTGCGCAGCGATCGCACAATGTGATGCAGTACACCGAAATGTCCTCTGGGGGTCACTTTCCCTTCTACGAAGCACCTGATCTTCTCATCAAAGATCTTCGCGACTTTCGCAAACTCGTCCTGCCAGTTGTACTGAACAGGACCCCTTCATAG